The DNA region ATGCCCTGCATTACCTTGAAGTGGAACTTGACCCAAAAGCGCTCATTGTTCGCGTTGATGAAACTGTAGGTGTGACTGCCGTATCCGTTGATGTGACGGTAATCCGTCGGCAAGCCACGGTCGGAGAACAGGATCGTGACCTGATGCAGGCTTTCGGGCGAAAGAGACCAGAAATCCCACATGGCGGTTGCCGAGCGCATATTGGTCTTGGGATCGCGCTTCTGGGTATGGATGAAATCGCTGAACTTGTACGCATCGCGGATGAAGAAGACCGGGGTGTTGTTGCCGACCATGTCCCAGTTGCCTTCCTCCGTATAGAACTTGATGGCGAAACCGCGCACATCGCGTTCCGCATCCGCCGCGCCGCGCTCGCCCGCAACGGTGGAAAAACGCAGCAAAGCGGGAGTTTGCTTGCCGACCTTGGAGAATACCGCCGCCTTGGAATATTTCGTAATGTCGTTGGTGACGGTGAACGTGCCATATGCCCCCGACCCCTTGGCATGGACAACGCGCTCCGGCACACGCTCACGGTTGAAGGTCGCCATTTTTTCAAGCAGTTGATAGTCCTGCATCAACAAAGGTCCGCGCGGACCAGCCGTCAGTGAATTCTGATTGTCGCCGATCGGCTGTCCATGAGCGGTAGTGAGTTTCTTCTTCTTAGCCATTTTGATTTCCTTTTCTATGTTGCATTAGACAAAACTATGGATTCGATACTTCTACAATTGTGAAATCACACACAATCATTATATCCCCTGCCCTTCCCTTATACAAGCCAATTGCGCGCGCCCGCCAAAAACGACGTTCCGCTCATGGGCTTTTTCCCCGCGGGCTGTACTTCCTCCAGGATGAGGATCCCGCCTCCCGCCCCGACCGCAGGTTGATTCTGAACTACCAGCCTCTGCCCCGCTGACGCATTTCCCGCATCCACGTGCGCGCGATGGACTTTGAGGATCGCTCCGTCAAGTTCCATGAATGCGCCGGGCCACGGGTTCATCGCGCGGACTCTCCGTTCCAATTCTGCCGCAGGCTTGGAGAACTCAAGCCGACCATCCTCTTTCGTCAACATCGGAGCGTAGGTTGCGCCTTCTTCTGGCTGAGTCTGCGGGATGATCTTTCCATCTATGTAATCGGGCAGGGTTTCGATCAGCAGGTCCGCTCCGAGGGTAGACAAGGCTTGGAAGACAGAACCAGCCGTATCGTCCGGGTGGAGGCGGATGGAGCGTTTGGCGAGCATGGGACCGGTGTCGAGTCCCACATCCATTTGCATGATGGTCACGCCGGTCTCTTCATCCCCGGCAAGGATGGCGGCATTGATAGGAGCCGCGCCGCGCCAACGCGGAAGCAGGGAGGCATGGACGTTCACACACCCGAACCTGGGTAAGTCGAGAACGTCTTTTTTGAGAATTTGACCGAACGCGGCAACGATTATGAGATCGGGTTTCCATGCCTGTAATTGAGCCATGGCTTCCGGCTCGCGCAATTTTTGCGGCTGGATGATGGGGAGCCCCAACTCCAGCGCGAGTGTCTTGACAGGCGGCGGCTTGAGTTCGCGCCCGCGCCCGGAGGCGCGATCCGGCTGGGTGACGACACCGACAACATGATAATGTTGCGTGAGCGCGCGCAGACTTGGCAGGGCAAAATCAGGCGACCCCATGAAGACAATGTTGATGGGCATGTGTGAATTTTAACACAGTGCAATTCCATGTTTTGGGCATGGTACCAAAGTATGAAGGAATTGATTTGCGTTTTATCTTGAAAGACTGT from Anaerolineales bacterium includes:
- the fmt gene encoding methionyl-tRNA formyltransferase; the protein is MPINIVFMGSPDFALPSLRALTQHYHVVGVVTQPDRASGRGRELKPPPVKTLALELGLPIIQPQKLREPEAMAQLQAWKPDLIIVAAFGQILKKDVLDLPRFGCVNVHASLLPRWRGAAPINAAILAGDEETGVTIMQMDVGLDTGPMLAKRSIRLHPDDTAGSVFQALSTLGADLLIETLPDYIDGKIIPQTQPEEGATYAPMLTKEDGRLEFSKPAAELERRVRAMNPWPGAFMELDGAILKVHRAHVDAGNASAGQRLVVQNQPAVGAGGGILILEEVQPAGKKPMSGTSFLAGARNWLV